A DNA window from Pseudomonas tohonis contains the following coding sequences:
- a CDS encoding sce7726 family protein, translating to MREAEIKRALTHYLDTSLGIHPGLFLEELQLSGGEVRADLVHIYDMHCYEIKSEADSLKRLIGQGSRYARVFDRITLVTAECHLKNALPLLPPWWGIILVPEVPEAGFKHVRAARPNKRHEPEVLASLLKRDEALHLLTEMGKVRGWKSKSLYLIQAYIAELLTLPELKNNVRDYLLKRVEEATPQFSACPA from the coding sequence ATGCGCGAAGCGGAGATCAAACGAGCACTCACTCACTACTTGGATACCTCGTTGGGTATCCACCCTGGCTTGTTCCTGGAGGAGCTACAGCTTAGTGGCGGTGAGGTTCGTGCAGACCTTGTCCACATCTACGATATGCATTGCTATGAGATTAAGAGTGAGGCCGACTCCTTGAAGCGCCTTATCGGTCAAGGATCCCGTTACGCTCGAGTTTTTGATCGCATCACGTTAGTGACTGCGGAATGCCATCTGAAAAACGCGCTTCCCTTGTTGCCGCCGTGGTGGGGGATCATCCTTGTCCCTGAGGTGCCTGAGGCGGGGTTTAAGCATGTTCGGGCCGCAAGACCTAATAAGCGCCACGAACCTGAGGTGCTTGCCTCCCTACTCAAGCGAGACGAGGCGCTTCACCTCTTGACCGAAATGGGTAAGGTTCGAGGCTGGAAGAGCAAGAGCCTATATCTCATTCAGGCATATATCGCAGAGCTGCTCACACTTCCCGAGCTCAAGAACAATGTTCGGGACTACCTCCTCAAACGGGTCGAGGAAGCTACACCTCAATTTTCAGCCTGCCCGGCCTAG
- a CDS encoding beta family protein, whose amino-acid sequence MALRFPNHPYYIPIIKWQSWEQRALLQTRGDVKPYVRPCIEVRHSNQHSSLVGNFQTAWGAPALVDYANPEGRLVGIRPLEFEAFLQIAKANGFPTLPVINPLDAPLLRPALLGLVQSFPEIFLRLRISGLTVNAEHYTQTMMAAQVLSRPGNRIHLMVDLGVTPAWEAAEVPAFTGMMAAFKNAGFSQIHVASGAFPESLAAVKTVANLPRRDWSLWAALNTNAPGLLLGYSDYGTISPRWTEETLTRRGGRVAIRYARNLDWLVLRADGSKSEHSVAISTLMVTVHAASFKGREYSYGDELIADRANPAIKKKNAGLFHFTEGWCHHLATVIKEQY is encoded by the coding sequence ATGGCACTTAGATTCCCCAACCACCCTTACTACATTCCGATCATTAAGTGGCAGTCCTGGGAGCAGAGAGCTCTGCTTCAGACTCGGGGAGACGTTAAGCCCTACGTTCGCCCCTGCATCGAGGTCCGTCACTCGAATCAACACAGCAGCCTGGTAGGGAATTTCCAAACAGCTTGGGGAGCCCCTGCATTGGTAGATTATGCGAATCCCGAAGGGCGGCTCGTTGGCATTCGTCCTTTAGAATTTGAGGCGTTCCTTCAGATCGCAAAAGCTAACGGCTTTCCAACTCTTCCAGTTATCAATCCGTTAGATGCCCCTCTGCTACGCCCTGCGCTACTTGGTCTAGTGCAATCCTTCCCTGAGATTTTCCTACGCTTACGTATCAGTGGATTAACAGTTAATGCTGAGCACTACACCCAGACGATGATGGCCGCACAGGTACTATCAAGGCCTGGCAACCGTATTCATCTTATGGTCGATCTAGGTGTTACTCCCGCTTGGGAAGCCGCAGAGGTACCCGCCTTTACAGGCATGATGGCGGCGTTCAAGAACGCAGGGTTTTCCCAAATTCATGTGGCATCAGGTGCGTTCCCCGAGAGTCTTGCGGCCGTAAAAACGGTAGCTAACTTGCCACGCCGAGACTGGTCTCTATGGGCCGCGCTGAATACCAACGCTCCCGGACTGCTTCTCGGATATTCAGACTATGGGACGATATCTCCGCGCTGGACTGAGGAGACACTAACTCGCCGCGGCGGCCGTGTTGCCATTCGCTATGCAAGGAACCTTGACTGGTTGGTGTTGCGAGCTGACGGAAGCAAGTCAGAGCATTCAGTTGCTATCTCGACTTTGATGGTGACCGTGCATGCAGCCTCCTTCAAAGGCCGAGAGTATTCCTATGGGGACGAATTAATTGCAGATCGAGCGAATCCGGCAATCAAAAAGAAGAATGCAGGCCTCTTCCACTTCACTGAAGGTTGGTGTCATCACCTTGCGACGGTGATTAAGGAACAGTACTAG
- a CDS encoding response regulator transcription factor, with protein sequence MNAMHSSDNVTFSAPPISVAIADDSYLIREGLSQILAQSPRVRVVGLYADPTALLAAVEANPPQVVMTDIRMPPTQTDEGMRVAEHLRQSHPDIGVIVLSQHGSSQYATELLEKGASGRGYLLKDRIHDLDHLVSTIHAVATGECRIDTQLIESLLSRKHQRSPLEELTPRQREIMADLATGKSNLAIARDRGVTQRAVEKHISEIFGRLGLANDESISRRVQATLLYLSRNGQ encoded by the coding sequence ATGAACGCGATGCACAGTTCTGACAATGTCACTTTTTCGGCACCTCCTATCAGCGTGGCAATTGCCGACGATAGCTACCTTATTCGCGAGGGCTTGTCGCAGATTCTTGCCCAGTCTCCAAGAGTTCGTGTAGTCGGGCTTTATGCTGACCCAACCGCGCTGCTTGCAGCGGTAGAAGCAAATCCACCACAGGTTGTCATGACAGACATCCGCATGCCGCCTACGCAAACGGATGAGGGCATGCGAGTAGCAGAACATCTGCGCCAGAGCCATCCGGATATAGGCGTAATCGTGCTGAGCCAACATGGCAGCTCACAGTATGCAACCGAGCTACTGGAGAAAGGGGCATCTGGGCGTGGATACCTGTTAAAGGATCGTATTCACGACCTCGATCATCTGGTGTCTACCATTCATGCGGTTGCAACTGGTGAGTGTCGAATTGATACGCAACTAATTGAATCCCTGCTGTCGCGCAAGCACCAGCGCTCCCCCTTAGAAGAGCTAACACCACGCCAGCGGGAAATCATGGCCGACCTTGCGACAGGTAAGAGCAACCTTGCCATTGCGCGCGACAGGGGAGTAACCCAGCGGGCGGTGGAAAAACATATAAGCGAGATTTTCGGCCGCCTTGGCTTGGCCAACGACGAAAGCATCAGCCGCCGGGTACAAGCGACGCTGCTTTATTTATCACGTAACGGCCAATGA
- a CDS encoding sensor histidine kinase — translation MKSLKPWLAILGGGTVTIVTGIMATGAGSTRIIDALMAGVGVMLVSGVAMTVRARYPQRPLWILLGMLAVAYALHPLIYSTNDLLYTIGRTVRPCAEALLVWVVLTFPTGRITDRREGMLIGAAIAAIALLWLPSVMLTPHVPRFGPLPSCTDVCQDNLLFIADHPTWSNLLLNAFRIVNTGILIATSLYLLQRLRQASTLMRRSLAPVLLASVARTLCMAFFLTTGTGLLLLTFTFWAVPLAIALGLLRSRLYTAQALHRLVTGLRRRPNLQGLKTMMANALDDPSLELGIWEPNTGRWINSSQQVVPLPEPSAKEQAVRVLHDLNDQPSAILIHNRALLEEPMLLEAVVSSIHNAIVNWQFESALAGAHAHSETVAEEERRRLEQDLHDGAQQRLLALRMKISVTRRLVDSDPSRADALLVEMATDIDAAITELRTLAHGLTPPLLAERGLAAALGEAANNAGLPVVTDFQAPRRESPLAERAIYFCCVEALQNAAKHAGAGATAKVTLRQERDGISFAVVDSGCSNRHPLNLNEGQGIASMRSRMLAIGGELEISISSTGGLSVVGRIPCAKDNVQGMAKNSALQLLPKHHKRASNMS, via the coding sequence ATGAAAAGCCTAAAACCCTGGCTCGCTATCCTCGGTGGAGGCACGGTAACCATAGTTACCGGGATCATGGCGACAGGCGCGGGCTCGACACGAATAATCGACGCCTTGATGGCCGGCGTTGGCGTGATGTTGGTTTCCGGCGTGGCGATGACCGTGCGCGCCCGCTACCCACAACGCCCGCTCTGGATATTGCTCGGAATGCTCGCTGTAGCTTACGCGCTTCATCCCCTAATTTATTCGACCAATGATCTGCTCTATACGATTGGCAGAACCGTTCGCCCCTGTGCTGAAGCGCTGCTGGTGTGGGTGGTGCTGACCTTCCCGACTGGGCGCATCACCGACCGACGTGAGGGTATGCTGATTGGCGCAGCTATCGCTGCTATTGCCTTGCTATGGCTACCCAGCGTGATGCTGACTCCGCACGTGCCGCGCTTCGGCCCACTGCCCTCCTGCACTGACGTGTGCCAGGACAATTTACTGTTTATTGCCGACCACCCTACCTGGTCCAACCTCCTGCTGAATGCCTTTCGCATCGTCAACACAGGCATCCTGATCGCGACCAGCCTGTACTTGCTACAGCGACTGCGACAGGCCTCCACACTGATGCGTCGCTCGCTCGCCCCCGTACTACTCGCCTCTGTCGCCCGCACGCTATGCATGGCGTTTTTCCTGACAACCGGGACTGGCTTGTTGTTGCTTACCTTTACCTTCTGGGCCGTTCCGTTAGCTATTGCCTTGGGCTTGCTGCGCAGCCGGCTCTACACCGCCCAAGCGCTACATCGGTTAGTGACCGGATTAAGGCGCCGGCCGAACCTGCAAGGCCTGAAAACCATGATGGCGAATGCTCTGGATGACCCATCACTGGAGCTAGGTATTTGGGAGCCAAACACTGGGCGCTGGATTAACTCATCCCAACAAGTCGTGCCGTTACCCGAACCAAGTGCCAAGGAGCAAGCCGTACGCGTACTGCATGACCTCAATGACCAACCTAGCGCAATCCTGATTCATAACCGCGCCTTGTTGGAAGAGCCGATGTTGCTGGAGGCAGTTGTTAGCTCGATCCATAACGCCATCGTCAATTGGCAATTCGAATCTGCCTTGGCCGGTGCCCATGCCCATTCTGAAACTGTCGCGGAAGAGGAGCGCCGCCGGCTTGAACAAGACCTACACGATGGTGCACAGCAACGCTTACTCGCGCTGCGTATGAAGATCAGCGTGACCAGACGCCTGGTCGATAGCGATCCGAGCCGAGCGGATGCACTGCTAGTGGAAATGGCAACGGACATTGATGCCGCCATCACCGAACTGCGTACGCTGGCACATGGCCTTACTCCGCCACTACTGGCTGAGCGAGGACTGGCAGCAGCCTTGGGAGAGGCCGCCAATAATGCGGGCTTGCCAGTAGTCACGGACTTTCAAGCACCGAGACGCGAAAGCCCGCTCGCCGAACGAGCAATTTACTTCTGCTGTGTCGAAGCCCTACAGAACGCAGCTAAACATGCAGGAGCAGGGGCAACGGCGAAAGTTACATTGCGCCAAGAACGGGATGGGATTTCGTTCGCTGTGGTGGACAGCGGCTGCAGCAACAGGCACCCGCTGAATCTCAATGAAGGCCAAGGGATCGCCAGCATGCGCTCGCGCATGCTGGCGATAGGAGGAGAGCTCGAAATCAGCATCTCCTCAACAGGTGGTTTGAGCGTCGTCGGGCGAATCCCCTGCGCGAAGGACAATGTCCAGGGGATGGCGAAAAATAGCGCGCTACAGCTGCTTCCGAAGCACCATAAGCGAGCCTCTAACATGTCCTAA
- a CDS encoding efflux RND transporter permease subunit has translation MNAKLNDGSSPQLETSALQRLVGFTERALFRNRVVVLLFFLVLSLLLGYQALGLRPDASFSRMIPTGHPFIQNYLQFESVLRPQSNVLRVVVENPKGDIVSKEFLETLREVNDRIFYIPGVDRGNLKSLWTPNALWAEVTTEGLRAGRVIPDTYDGSPEALAQVRQNIQRANMLGSFVANDFKSAVIRVPLLEMNPETGEPLDYGAFTQALEKQVREHFGVQGVNIRVIGFAQIIGDLLAAATDIALFFAITVGLISLMLYLYCRCWRSTAVTVVTCLLTVACQLGLLHLFGFGLDPYSILVPFLIFAIGISHAVQNINLMMSAMGHGATPLVAAQHTFRALFIPGTTALLADAVGFITLLVIDIGVIQQLAITASIGVFVAIFTKMFLLPVLMSYAGISPRGLREQEKRANSSWPIFRRLSAVVEPRVALPLIALSVMLLGVGYYARQDLKIGDLDKGAPEFRPEARYNQDNAYLLKHYSTSTDVYVVMFKTPAEQCARFAAADLANQFEQSMREVKGVESVQSLYRTMRFNILARNEGNPKWAELSRDQFVMNNARSGVAAEFVDPNCSVAPISLYLSDHKAETLTRVVSAVEAFSKQYDTGDFEILQAAGNAGIEAATNIVIEQSEKLMLLLVFVIISLVVWWEFNSIKVTIALMAPLYLSTVLCEAVMAQMGLGVKIATLPVIALGVGIGVDYGIYLYSRMEGFLHQGLKFRAAFFEALKTTGTSVAFTGITLAMGVATWSFSALKFQADMGLLLVLLFIWNMVGALVLLPAIASMLMCNKETR, from the coding sequence ATGAATGCCAAACTGAACGACGGGTCTAGCCCGCAACTTGAGACCAGCGCTTTGCAGCGGCTGGTTGGTTTCACCGAACGTGCACTGTTTCGCAATCGCGTGGTGGTGCTTCTGTTCTTCTTGGTCCTTTCGCTGTTGCTCGGCTACCAGGCCCTGGGCTTGCGCCCAGACGCCAGCTTCAGCCGGATGATCCCGACCGGCCACCCGTTTATCCAGAACTACCTGCAGTTTGAGAGCGTGCTCCGGCCGCAGAGTAACGTGCTGCGCGTGGTGGTGGAAAACCCCAAGGGCGACATTGTCAGCAAGGAGTTCCTTGAGACTCTGCGCGAGGTCAACGATAGGATTTTCTACATCCCTGGCGTCGATCGCGGCAATTTGAAATCGCTGTGGACCCCTAACGCGCTCTGGGCTGAAGTCACCACCGAAGGCTTGCGCGCCGGCCGGGTGATTCCCGACACCTACGACGGGAGCCCAGAGGCGTTGGCACAGGTGCGGCAGAACATCCAGCGCGCCAACATGCTCGGCAGCTTCGTCGCCAACGACTTCAAGTCGGCGGTGATCCGGGTGCCACTGCTGGAGATGAACCCAGAGACCGGCGAGCCGCTGGACTACGGTGCCTTTACCCAAGCGCTGGAAAAGCAGGTGCGCGAGCATTTCGGTGTACAGGGCGTGAATATCCGCGTGATCGGCTTCGCCCAGATCATCGGTGATCTGCTGGCCGCTGCCACCGACATCGCGCTGTTCTTCGCTATCACAGTCGGCCTGATTAGCCTGATGCTCTATCTCTATTGCCGCTGCTGGCGCAGTACCGCAGTAACCGTGGTGACTTGCCTGCTCACCGTGGCTTGTCAGCTTGGCCTGTTGCACCTTTTCGGTTTCGGTCTGGACCCATACTCGATCTTGGTGCCGTTCCTGATCTTCGCCATAGGCATCAGCCACGCGGTGCAGAACATTAACCTGATGATGAGCGCGATGGGGCATGGCGCCACGCCGCTGGTTGCCGCGCAACACACCTTCCGCGCCCTATTCATTCCTGGCACCACGGCGCTGCTGGCCGATGCGGTGGGGTTTATCACCTTGTTGGTGATCGACATTGGTGTGATCCAGCAGCTGGCAATCACCGCCAGCATTGGCGTGTTCGTCGCCATTTTTACCAAGATGTTCCTGCTGCCGGTGCTGATGTCCTACGCCGGCATCAGTCCGCGCGGCTTGCGTGAGCAGGAAAAGCGAGCCAATTCGTCCTGGCCTATCTTCCGCCGCCTGTCGGCCGTGGTCGAACCGCGCGTGGCGCTGCCGCTGATCGCCCTCAGCGTGATGCTGCTCGGCGTCGGCTACTACGCCCGTCAAGATCTGAAAATTGGAGACCTGGACAAGGGCGCACCGGAGTTCCGTCCGGAAGCGCGCTACAACCAGGACAACGCTTACTTGCTCAAGCACTACAGCACCAGCACTGATGTTTATGTAGTGATGTTCAAGACACCGGCTGAACAGTGCGCACGCTTCGCCGCTGCCGACCTGGCCAACCAGTTCGAACAGAGCATGCGTGAAGTCAAAGGTGTGGAATCGGTGCAGTCGCTCTATCGCACCATGCGCTTCAACATCCTTGCGCGCAATGAGGGCAACCCGAAGTGGGCCGAACTGTCGCGCGATCAGTTCGTGATGAACAATGCCCGCTCAGGTGTCGCTGCCGAGTTCGTCGACCCCAACTGCAGCGTGGCGCCAATCAGCCTGTATCTGAGTGACCACAAGGCCGAGACGCTGACCCGGGTGGTCAGCGCGGTCGAGGCCTTCAGCAAGCAGTACGACACAGGAGACTTCGAGATCCTCCAGGCGGCAGGTAATGCCGGCATTGAGGCGGCGACTAACATCGTCATCGAGCAGTCCGAGAAGCTGATGCTGCTCCTGGTGTTTGTGATCATCTCGCTAGTGGTCTGGTGGGAGTTTAATTCGATCAAAGTGACCATCGCCTTGATGGCGCCGCTGTACCTGTCAACCGTGCTGTGCGAAGCGGTGATGGCGCAGATGGGCCTGGGAGTGAAGATCGCCACGCTACCGGTGATTGCCCTCGGCGTCGGCATCGGTGTCGACTATGGCATCTACCTGTACAGTCGCATGGAAGGCTTTCTGCACCAGGGCCTGAAATTCCGTGCGGCGTTCTTTGAAGCGTTGAAAACTACCGGCACCTCGGTGGCCTTCACTGGCATCACTCTGGCCATGGGTGTAGCCACCTGGTCGTTCTCGGCACTGAAGTTCCAGGCCGACATGGGCCTGCTGCTGGTGTTGCTCTTCATCTGGAACATGGTAGGTGCACTGGTTTTGTTGCCGGCCATCGCCTCGATGCTGATGTGCAATAAAGAAACTCGCTGA
- a CDS encoding YCF48-related protein: MKKYNQPALRLLCLLSVGLAALPLSAAPLVDRLERAARISPLASESPLTDGQLVGDYLVTVGGSGHVLLRSPSGEIQQAQVPVDVLLTSVHFPDANNGWAVGHDGVVLHSTDGGKTWSKQLDGSAISALMLKWAEAEMARLELASAAAPDDEALHTELENVIFAFDDAKAGIESGPARPLLDVWFRDAQQGWAVGAYGILVHTRDGGKSWEFVSTLENPERLHFNAVLGLRDGSLVVAGEGGRLYRSSDDGQHWTVITPMSPASLYKLQQLSDGRLLALGFGGTLLASQDQGLSWQVIPLPVRAGLYGAAQLADGSLLLTGQGGVVLYSTDGQQFKVWQAAAKAPWLGVAQVSAEQLALIGSAGLITMPLAELKEQLQ; this comes from the coding sequence ATGAAAAAATACAACCAACCAGCGCTGAGGTTGCTCTGCCTGTTGTCTGTCGGCCTGGCGGCCTTGCCGCTCAGCGCCGCGCCACTGGTCGATCGCCTTGAGCGCGCCGCCCGAATTTCCCCCTTAGCCAGCGAGTCGCCCCTCACCGATGGGCAGTTGGTCGGCGATTATCTGGTGACGGTGGGGGGCAGCGGCCACGTGCTGTTGCGCTCGCCCTCCGGCGAGATCCAGCAGGCACAAGTGCCGGTCGATGTTCTGCTGACCTCGGTGCATTTCCCCGATGCCAACAACGGCTGGGCCGTCGGCCATGACGGTGTGGTCCTGCATAGCACCGATGGCGGCAAGACCTGGAGCAAGCAACTCGACGGCAGTGCCATAAGCGCTTTGATGTTGAAGTGGGCCGAGGCCGAGATGGCGCGTTTGGAATTAGCCAGTGCGGCGGCGCCAGACGACGAGGCGCTGCATACCGAGTTGGAGAATGTCATCTTCGCCTTCGATGATGCTAAAGCCGGTATCGAGTCAGGCCCGGCACGCCCGCTGCTGGATGTGTGGTTCCGCGATGCGCAGCAAGGCTGGGCGGTTGGTGCCTATGGGATCCTTGTGCATACCCGCGATGGCGGGAAAAGCTGGGAATTTGTCTCGACCCTGGAAAACCCCGAGCGTTTGCACTTCAATGCGGTCCTCGGTCTGCGCGACGGCAGTCTAGTGGTCGCCGGCGAAGGCGGGCGTCTGTACCGCTCTAGTGATGACGGCCAGCACTGGACAGTGATCACGCCAATGAGCCCGGCCTCGCTGTACAAACTGCAGCAGCTGAGCGATGGCCGCCTACTGGCCTTGGGCTTCGGCGGTACCTTGCTGGCCAGCCAGGATCAGGGCCTGAGCTGGCAGGTCATCCCGCTGCCGGTGCGCGCGGGTCTGTACGGCGCCGCACAACTGGCGGACGGCAGCTTGCTGCTGACCGGGCAAGGTGGCGTGGTGCTGTACAGCACCGATGGCCAGCAGTTCAAAGTTTGGCAGGCGGCCGCTAAGGCGCCTTGGCTCGGCGTGGCGCAAGTGTCTGCCGAGCAACTGGCGCTGATTGGTAGCGCCGGCCTCATCACCATGCCCTTGGCAGAGCTCAAGGAGCAGCTGCAATGA
- a CDS encoding DUF1329 domain-containing protein, translating to MNKNLLSAAILGTLLSLTSATALAKLDASEIARLGQDLTPTGAEQAGNADGSIPAWSGGLTQPPAGYSAAKGYIDPFANEQPLYTVTAANMAQYADRLMPGYKALLAKFPSYKLNVYPSHRTAALPQHEYELIREEAAKLELNGDSMVNYQKTSVPFPIPKSGLEAMWNHLTRYRTGGFLDYPTEMVVQANGSFTPVRRMRKFAMASSMTNPEPNRLYYFWNSVTSPESIAGSQTLVHEPLDQTKESRLAWQYNPGQRRVLRAPEFSYDTPPGASDGLRTNDSADMYNGAPDKYDWKLVGKKEMLVPYNTYKLADTSLKYEQIIQPNHFNQDLLRYEPHRVWVVEATLKPGERHIYAKRVFYLDEDSWSILASDIYDSRGELWRFHEAHALQRYDILSSFHISEVSYDLQARRYLVVNLQNQEIPIKFNVPANLKDFSPSALRRSGR from the coding sequence ATGAACAAGAATCTTCTCTCCGCTGCCATTCTCGGCACCCTTCTCAGCCTAACCAGTGCAACGGCCCTGGCCAAGCTGGATGCCAGTGAAATTGCCCGCTTGGGCCAAGACCTGACGCCCACCGGCGCCGAGCAAGCGGGCAATGCCGACGGCAGCATTCCTGCCTGGAGCGGTGGCCTTACCCAGCCGCCGGCCGGTTACAGTGCGGCCAAGGGTTATATCGATCCCTTCGCGAATGAACAACCGTTGTACACCGTTACAGCGGCCAACATGGCGCAATATGCCGACCGGTTGATGCCAGGGTACAAGGCGCTGCTGGCGAAGTTTCCCAGCTACAAGCTGAACGTCTATCCGAGTCATCGCACTGCTGCGCTGCCCCAGCACGAGTACGAGCTGATCCGCGAAGAGGCCGCTAAGCTCGAGCTTAACGGCGATAGCATGGTCAACTATCAGAAAACCTCGGTGCCTTTTCCTATTCCCAAGTCGGGTCTGGAGGCCATGTGGAACCACCTGACGCGCTATCGTACCGGTGGCTTTCTCGATTACCCGACTGAAATGGTGGTGCAGGCCAACGGCTCATTTACTCCGGTGCGCCGAATGCGAAAATTTGCCATGGCCTCAAGCATGACCAACCCGGAGCCGAACCGGCTGTACTATTTCTGGAATAGCGTTACCTCCCCAGAAAGTATCGCCGGCAGCCAGACTCTGGTGCATGAGCCACTCGACCAAACCAAGGAGTCCCGGCTGGCCTGGCAGTACAACCCAGGGCAGCGGCGCGTGCTGCGCGCGCCCGAGTTCTCTTATGACACGCCGCCAGGTGCCTCCGATGGCTTGCGTACCAACGACTCAGCTGACATGTACAACGGCGCGCCCGACAAGTACGACTGGAAGCTGGTAGGCAAAAAAGAAATGCTTGTGCCTTACAACACTTACAAGCTGGCCGATACTTCGCTGAAGTACGAGCAGATCATTCAGCCCAACCACTTCAACCAGGACCTACTGCGCTACGAGCCACATCGCGTCTGGGTGGTCGAGGCCACGCTGAAGCCGGGTGAGCGGCATATCTACGCCAAGCGGGTCTTCTATCTCGACGAGGACAGCTGGAGCATCCTGGCCTCGGACATTTATGACAGTCGTGGCGAACTTTGGCGCTTTCATGAGGCCCACGCGTTGCAGCGCTACGACATTTTGTCCAGTTTTCATATAAGTGAGGTTTCCTACGACCTGCAGGCACGCCGTTACCTAGTGGTTAACCTGCAGAACCAGGAGATCCCAATCAAGTTCAACGTTCCGGCGAACTTGAAAGATTTTAGTCCCTCGGCTCTGCGTCGCAGCGGCCGCTGA